The proteins below come from a single Juglans regia cultivar Chandler chromosome 12, Walnut 2.0, whole genome shotgun sequence genomic window:
- the LOC109017930 gene encoding TIR domain-containing protein-like, whose protein sequence is MRGHRPFIDYRNLKAGDKLSEKIDTAVRDCKVGVVVFSPRYCESYYCLHELALLMAYKKRVIPIFYNVKPSQLRVGDNVSNGPCVSEKELERFSRAVEEAKNIVGLSFDSSRGYWSEFLKSASDAIIEQLGQS, encoded by the exons ATGCGGGGACATAGGCCTTTCATCGACTACCGAAACTTGAAAGCTGGTGACAAATTGTCCGAAAAGATTGATACCGCCGTTCGAGATTGTAAAGTCGGTGTCGTAGTGTTCTCGCCAAGATATTGCGAGTCCTACTATTGTCTCCATGAATTGGCTCTGCTAATGGCGTACAAGAAAAGAGTTATACCCATCTTTTATAATGTCAAACCGTCCCAGCTTCGGGTTGGAGACAACGTATCCAATGGACCTTGTGTTTCAGAGAAAGAGCTTGAGAGATTCAGCAGAGCAGTTGAAGAAGCTAAAAATATTGTTGGACTTAGCTTTGATTCATCAAGAGG atattggTCAGAGTTCCTAAAAAGTGCTTCTGATGCCATCATAGAGCAGCTCGGCCAGAGCTAA
- the LOC108980583 gene encoding disease resistance protein RPV1-like — protein sequence MPLLLHAFAKSFARPACCKNVQVQAIIPSPHDVFISHRGPDTRRNIAGLLYDNLLRLGLRPFLDYRNMKAGDKLYEKIDTAIRDCKVGVVVLSPRYCESLYCLHELALLTECQKRVIPIFYNVKPSQLRVGNKYDGTYVPEEKLERFRRALEEAKDTLGFRFDSSRGYWSEFLQSACNDITDQIAQSS from the exons ATGCCGCTCTTATTACATGCTTTTGCCAAGAGCTTTGCCCGTCCAGCTTGCTGCAAGAACGTCCAAGTCCAAGCAATAATACCATCTCCACACGACGTGTTTATTAGCCACCGGGGGCCGGATACCAGAAGAAACATTGCGGGGTTACTCTACGACAACCTTCTCCGGCTTGGGCTTAGGCCCTTCCTGGACTACCGAAACATGAAAGCTGGTGATAAATTGTACGAAAAGATTGATACCGCCATTCGAGATTGTAAAGTTGGTGTTGTAGTGCTCTCGCCCAGATATTGTGAGTCTTTGTATTGTCTCCATGAATTGGCTCTTTTAACGGAATGCCAGAAAAGAGTTATACCCATCTTTTATAATGTCAAACCGTCCCAGCTTCGAGTTGGGAACAAATACGATGGAACTTATGTTCCAGAGGAAAAACTTGAGAGATTCAGAAGAGCACTTGAAGAGGCTAAAGATACCCTTGGATTTCGCTTTGATTCGTCGAGAGG ATATTGGTCAGAGTTCCTACAAAGTGCTTGTAATGACATCACAGATCAGATTGCTCAGAGTTCCTGA